A single region of the Kwoniella botswanensis chromosome 1, complete sequence genome encodes:
- a CDS encoding succinate dehydrogenase, cytochrome b556 subunit yields the protein MSTSLVRQSLFRAVAKPSMLRASAPGLMLAQRRFVSTENMTPAESISYLNAQRQHRPNSPHAQIYQPQITWILSIANRVTGVALSGALYAGALAYLLHPVFPVIDSAHLISIVADLPTWVKGGLKFLFAVPFTFHTFNGIRHLSWDIGKGLTIKGVYATGYTVMAATAISSIYLAFFV from the exons ATGTCCACCTCGTTAGTACGACAAAGCCTCTTCCGAGCGGTGGCCAAGC CCTCGATGCTCCGAGCTTCCGCTCCTGGCTTGATGCTTGCTCAACGAAG ATTCGTCTCCACTGAGAACATGACCCCAGCGGAAAGTATCTCATATCTTAACGCTCAGCGACAACATCGACCCAACTCTCCTCACGCTCAAATCTACCAACCTCAA ATCACATGGATCCTCTCAATCGCCAATCGAGTTACCGGTGTTGCTCTCTCAGGAGCTCTCTACGCCGGTGCTCTTgcatacctcctccaccccgTCTTCCCAGTCATTGACTCTGCTCACCTTATCTCCATCGTTGCCGACCTCCCAACGTGGGTCAAAGGTGGTCTTAAATTCCTCTTCGCCGTGCCATTCACTTTCCACACCTTCAATGGTATTCGACACTTGTCATGGGACATTGGAAAAG GTCTCACTATCAAGGGCGTTTACGCTACCGGTTACACAGTTATGGCTGCTACTGCAATCTCAAGTATCTACCTCGCTTTCTTTGTATAA